The Chionomys nivalis chromosome 20, mChiNiv1.1, whole genome shotgun sequence genome includes a region encoding these proteins:
- the Atp6v1b2 gene encoding V-type proton ATPase subunit B, brain isoform — MALRAMRGIVNGAAPELPVPTGGPMAGAREQALAVSRNYLSQPRLTYKTVSGVNGPLVILDHVKFPRYAEIVHLTLPDGTKRSGQVLEVSGSKAVVQVFEGTSGIDAKKTSCEFTGDILRTPVSEDMLGRVFNGSGKPIDRGPVVLAEDFLDIMGQPINPQCRIYPEEMIQTGISAIDGMNSIARGQKIPIFSAAGLPHNEIAAQICRQAGLVKKSKDVVDYSEENFAIVFAAMGVNMETARFFKSDFEENGSMDNVCLFLNLANDPTIERIITPRLALTTAEFLAYQCEKHVLVILTDMSSYAEALREVSAAREEVPGRRGFPGYMYTDLATIYERAGRVEGRNGSITQIPILTMPNDDITHPIPDLTGYITEGQIYVDRQLYNRQIYPPINVLPSLSRLMKSAIGEGMTRKDHADVSNQLYACYAIGKDVQAMKAVVGEEALTSDDLLYLEFLQKFEKNFISQGPYENRTVYETLDIGWQLLRIFPKEMLKRIPQSTLNEFYPRDSAKH, encoded by the exons ATGGCGTTGCGAGCGATGCGGGGAATCGTGAACGGGGCCGCGCCCGAGCTGCCCGTGCCCACCGGTGGGCCGATGGCCGGAGCTCGGGAGCAGGCTCTGGCAGTGAGCCGGAACTACCTCTCCCAGCCTCGTCTCA CCTACAAGACTGTCTCAGGAGTGAATGGTCCACTAGTAATCTTAGATCACGTGAAG TTTCCCAGATATGCTGAGATTGTCCACTTGACGTTACCGGATGGCACAAAAAGAAGTGGGCAAGTTCTAGAAGTTAGTGGCTCCAAAGCAGTGGTTCAG GTATTTGAAGGGACATCAGGTATAGACGCCAAGAAGACATCCTGTGAGTTTACTGGGGATATTCTCCGGACACCAGTGTCAGAGGATATGCTTG GTCGGGTATTCAATGGATCAGGAAAACCCATTGACCGAGGTCCTGTGGTGCTGGCTGAAGACTTCCTTGACATCATGG GTCAGCCAATCAACCCTCAGTGTCGGATCTACCCAGAGGAGATGATTCAGACGGGCATTTCTGCCATTGATGGCATGAACAGTATTGCTAGGGGACAGAAAATTCCCATCTTTTCTGCTGCTGGATTGCCGCACAATGAG ATTGCCGCTCAGATCTGTCGCCAGGCTGGTTTGGTAAAGAAATCCAAAGATGTAGTGGACTACAGTGAAGAAAATTTTGCCATTGTGTTTGCTGCTATGGGG GTAAACATGGAAACAGCCCGGTTCTTCAAGTCTGACTTTGAAGAAAATGGCTCAATGGACAATGTCTGCCTCTTTTTGAACTTGGCTAATGACCCAAC CATCGAGAGAATCATCACTCCCCGCCTGGCTCTGACCACCGCTGAGTTTCTGGCTTACCAGTGTGAGAAGCATGTCCTGGTCATTCTGACAGATATGAGCTCTTACGCTGAAGCGCTTCGAGAG GTTTCAGCAGCCAGGGAAGAGGTTCCTGGTCGGCGAGGTTTCCCAGGCTACATGTACACCGATTTAGCCACGATCTATGAACGTGCTGGTCGAGTGGAGGGTAGAAATGGCTCCATTACTCAAATCCCTATTCTCACCATGCCCAATGATG ATATCACTCATCCCATCCCTGACTTGACTGGGTATATTACTGAGGGGCAGATCTATGTGGACAGACAGCTGTACAACAGACAG ATTTACCCACCTATCAATGTGCTGCCCTCGCTTTCCCGGTTGATGAAATCGGCTATTGGAGAAGGAATGACCAGAAAGGACCATGCTGATGTCTCTAACCAGCTG TATGCATGCTACGCTATTGGTAAGGATGTGCAGGCCATGAAAGCTGTGGTGGGAGAAGAAGCCCTGACCTCAGATGACCTTCTTTACTTGGAATTTCTGCAGAAATTTGAGAAAAACTTCATTTCTCAGG